The sequence ATATGCTCTGGATATGGGATACTTCCACGAGTCAAATTGCCTATTCTGTTGATGCTGTTCTCTCGACTCAGCCTTATTTGGGACTTGATGCATTAGTCAACACGGCTATTCCTGTAGTCGTGGAGCAACGTCTTGATGGTCGAAATCTTGGACTAAGTGGTCATCTCAGTGCCGATGCTTATGGACAAGAAGGAATTGTGATGGATATTAAGACGGGCCGGTTGCAGCGATTTCATAGGCTTGCTACAGCAGGATATGCACTGGTGATTGAGAGTATCTATGAATACCCCGTCGATGTCGGTTGTATTATCTATTGCTGGTTTAACACTGCACCCGAGCCACAAATCAAACATGACGTTCACAGTATTGATGAGCCGTTACGTCAGGAGTTTCTCGAATTACGCGACGAAGCAATGAAGCTGGTCTATGACGAACGCGATCCCGGAATGCCTGATCAATGCTATGAGGATTGTCCCTATTGGAATCAATGCCATTAATACTATTTCGAAAAAGTTACAGGTCGCAATGCATAGACCACTGCGACCAGATTTCGTGAAAACTAAGGACGATCACGTCCTACCTGCTCTGGTTGAACTATCGATGGTACGTCGCATATCGTTGGTCATTAGGTCCATAGTCCCTCTACCAATGGCAGCGGGTAACAGTAACCTCAACGCCATGCTGAAGATCACACGTGAGAGGTACTGTGAACTATTTAGGCCAGTTTATGATGTCTAAGGAAACCAAAGTTTTAGGCTGTTGTTGACAGACCATGTCAGTTTACCAGGGCCACTCGGGTTGTTCAGGGATAGTATTCATTTTTAATCACCAAGTAGCCCTGCACAAGATCCATAGACAAGGAATGATCATTCAATTGGACCGTAGACCGGAATGTTTCTGAAAAATCGGAAACTTTCTACAATACGAGAGACCTTTTCAGGTACAACTTGTTCTCTGGAATTGGTGAGGTATGTGCGTTTGCACATTGCAACTCTAGGACTCCATGCGAATCAGCGTATCGAACACGTAGTGATGAAAAAGGGTGCTGACAAGGTCGTGCTCGTCTACACAAAAAAGAATGAACATCTTCTTCCCGTCCTGATTGATCGGTTCGAAAAGGGCAAGATCTTTGCAGAGGGCGTTCTTGTTCATCCGTGGGACTACAGGAAAATTCTTGCATCAATCCTCTCTATTGTTGTTGAGAACGAAGAGTATGAGGTTGTGGAATTCAACGTTTCATGCGGGACCCGTGTGATGACAGCAGCCACCTATGCAGCAGCAGCCCTACTTGAGGCAACGGTTTATGTTGTGAGTGAAAACGACACCGATGTTGTAGGAGAACTTGTTGCGTTCCGTCCACTATCGCTACAGACCCTATTAAGACAAAAACGAAAGATTCTCACAAGATTGCTCAAAAATGGCGGTGCCGTTGAGTCGATGGCCCAAT comes from Candidatus Thorarchaeota archaeon and encodes:
- the cas4a gene encoding type I-A CRISPR-associated protein Cas4/Csa1, whose translation is MLRRYRRRSREVVVDERFRGWAWQYPPIDPPYDIQLSLSEITGRYCATMRDIYLRHVEHVRKPTTPKMISGKLYHETAALAFENAKKILYSIGKMTGSELVQHMSEIRDRVIEDLLNRTKKPDVVDRGGEYAPKIWGKNMLWIWDTSTSQIAYSVDAVLSTQPYLGLDALVNTAIPVVVEQRLDGRNLGLSGHLSADAYGQEGIVMDIKTGRLQRFHRLATAGYALVIESIYEYPVDVGCIIYCWFNTAPEPQIKHDVHSIDEPLRQEFLELRDEAMKLVYDERDPGMPDQCYEDCPYWNQCH
- a CDS encoding winged helix-turn-helix domain-containing protein — translated: MRLHIATLGLHANQRIEHVVMKKGADKVVLVYTKKNEHLLPVLIDRFEKGKIFAEGVLVHPWDYRKILASILSIVVENEEYEVVEFNVSCGTRVMTAATYAAAALLEATVYVVSENDTDVVGELVAFRPLSLQTLLRQKRKILTRLLKNGGAVESMAQLGSRESLGASSVSKHVKALERMGLVTKKAHGRKTSVAITDLGKIILRLRQIRNPGTDDDEA